One stretch of Rhea pennata isolate bPtePen1 chromosome 23, bPtePen1.pri, whole genome shotgun sequence DNA includes these proteins:
- the SFPQ gene encoding splicing factor, proline- and glutamine-rich isoform X1, translated as MSRDRFRSRGGGGGGFHRRGGGGGRGGPNHDFRSPPPGMGMGQNRGPMGGGPQGPGGPPGGGPKPEPPKPPVSTTAPPSSSSAAATTAGPAGSQGGPGAPPPSALPAGQPPQQQAQVSAPPSTPSGPGGQQQPQPKPSPSPTPAGGPKKGQGQSPGGGPKGPGGPPQGPGGPHKGGPGHRGGPGGEPRGRGQQHQGQQSLSSQQGPGGGGEKLSDEGFKANLSLLRRPGEKTYTQRCRLFVGNLPADITDEDFKRLFAKYGEPGEVFINKGKGFGFIKLESRALAEIAKAELDDTPMRGRQLRVRFATHAAALSVRNLSPYVSNELLEEAFSQFGPVERAVVIVDDRGRSTGKGIVEFASKPAARKAFERCTEGVFLLTTTPRPVIVEPLEQLDDEDGLPEKLAQKNPMYQKERETPPRFAQPGSFEFEYSQRWKSLDEMEKQQREQVAKNMKDAKDKLESEMEDAYHEHQANLLRQDLMRRQEELRRMEELHNQEMQKRKEIQLRQEEERRRREEEMMIRQREMEEQMRRQREENYSRMGYMDPRERDMRMGGATTMNMGDPYASAAQKFPPLGGGGGIGYEANPGVGQAAMSGSMMGSDMVKMQAE; from the exons ATGTCGCGGGATCGGTTCCGTAGCCGtggcggcgggggaggcggctTTCACCGGCGAGGAGGCGGTGGCGGCCGCGGAGGCCCGAACCACGATTTCCGCTCTCCGCCGCCCGGCATGGGTATGGGCCAGAACCGCGGCCCCATGGGGGGCGGCCCGCAGGGCCCCGGCGGCCCGCCGGGCGGAGGCCCCAAACCCGAGCCTCCGAAGCCGCCCGTCTCGACCACCGCTCCGCCTTCCTCATCTTCGGCCGCTGCCACCACGGCGGGGCCTGCCGGCAGCCAGGGCGGCCCAGGGGCGCCTCCGCCAtccgcgctgcccgcggggcaGCCACCGCAGCAGCAGGCCCAGGTGTCCGCTCCCCCCTCGACTCCCTCCGGCCCGggcgggcagcagcagccgcagccgaAGCCGAGCCCCAGCCCCACCCCCGCCGGCGGCCCTAAGAAAGGACAAGGACAATCGCCCGGCGGAGGGCCCAAGGGACCGGGCGGCCCTCCGCaggggccgggcgggccgcACAAGGGCGGGCCGGGGCaccgcggcggcccgggcggggagccgcgcggccgTGGGCAGCAGCACCAGGGACAGCAGAGCCTCTCCTCGCAGcagggcccgggcggcggcggcgagaaGCTCTCGGACGAG GGCTTTAAAGCAAACCTGTCTCTTCTGAGGCGGCCTGGGGAGAAGACCTATACTCAGCGTTGCCGTTTGTTCGTTGGGAATTTGCCTGCTGATATCACAGATGAAGACTTTAAAAGATTGTTTGCCAAATATGGAGAGCCAGGAGAGGTTTTTATCAATAAGGGGAAAGGATTTGGCTTCATTAAATTG GAATCCAGAGCTCTTGCAGAAATTGCAAAAGCAGAATTGGATGATACCCCTATGAGGGGTCGACAGCTTCGTGTTCGATTTGCCAcacatgctgctgctctttcagtGCGTAATCTTTCACCCTATGTGTCCAACGAGTTACTGGAGGAAGCTTTTTCCCAGTTTGGTCCAGTGGAAAGAGCTGTTGTGATTGTGGATGATCGAGGCAGATCAACAGGAAAAGGCATTGTTGAATTTGCATCAAAACCAGCTgcaagaaaagcatttgaacGGTGTACTGAAGGAGTGTTTTTGTTGACAAc caCTCCCAGGCCAGTTATAGTGGAACCACTGGAGCAACTGGATGATGAAGATGGTCTTCCAGAAAAGCTTGCCCAGAAGAATCCAATGTATCAAAA GGAAAGAGAGACTCCTCCTCGTTTTGCTCAGCCTGGCAGTTTTGAATTTGAATATTCCCAGAGGTGGAAATCTTTagatgaaatggaaaaacagcagagagaacaAGTGgcaaaaaacatgaaagatgCCAAGGATAAACTTGAAAGTGAGATGGAAGATGCTTATCATGAACATCAGGCAAACCTCTTGCGTCAAG ACCTCATGAGGCGTCAGGAAGAACTGAGACGTATGGAAGAACTTCATAATCAAGAAATGCAGAAGCGCAAGGAAATTCAGCTGAG gcaggaggaggagcgTCGCAGACGGGAAGAGGAAATGATGATACGTCAGCGAGAAATGGAAGAACAAATGAGAAGACAGAGGGAAGAGAATTATAGTAGAATGGGTTACATGGATCCA agagagagagacatgaGAATGGGTGGTGCCACCACAATGAACATGGGAg atCCTTATGCTTCTGCAGCCCAGAAATTTCCACCTCTCGGAGGTGGTGGCGGCATAGGTTATGAAGCTAATCCAGGAGTTGGCCAAGCAGCCATGAGTGGTTCTATGATGGGAAGTGACATG
- the SFPQ gene encoding splicing factor, proline- and glutamine-rich isoform X2 yields the protein MSRDRFRSRGGGGGGFHRRGGGGGRGGPNHDFRSPPPGMGMGQNRGPMGGGPQGPGGPPGGGPKPEPPKPPVSTTAPPSSSSAAATTAGPAGSQGGPGAPPPSALPAGQPPQQQAQVSAPPSTPSGPGGQQQPQPKPSPSPTPAGGPKKGQGQSPGGGPKGPGGPPQGPGGPHKGGPGHRGGPGGEPRGRGQQHQGQQSLSSQQGPGGGGEKLSDEGFKANLSLLRRPGEKTYTQRCRLFVGNLPADITDEDFKRLFAKYGEPGEVFINKGKGFGFIKLESRALAEIAKAELDDTPMRGRQLRVRFATHAAALSVRNLSPYVSNELLEEAFSQFGPVERAVVIVDDRGRSTGKGIVEFASKPAARKAFERCTEGVFLLTTTPRPVIVEPLEQLDDEDGLPEKLAQKNPMYQKERETPPRFAQPGSFEFEYSQRWKSLDEMEKQQREQVAKNMKDAKDKLESEMEDAYHEHQANLLRQDLMRRQEELRRMEELHNQEMQKRKEIQLRQEEERRRREEEMMIRQREMEEQMRRQREENYSRMGYMDPVKMQAE from the exons ATGTCGCGGGATCGGTTCCGTAGCCGtggcggcgggggaggcggctTTCACCGGCGAGGAGGCGGTGGCGGCCGCGGAGGCCCGAACCACGATTTCCGCTCTCCGCCGCCCGGCATGGGTATGGGCCAGAACCGCGGCCCCATGGGGGGCGGCCCGCAGGGCCCCGGCGGCCCGCCGGGCGGAGGCCCCAAACCCGAGCCTCCGAAGCCGCCCGTCTCGACCACCGCTCCGCCTTCCTCATCTTCGGCCGCTGCCACCACGGCGGGGCCTGCCGGCAGCCAGGGCGGCCCAGGGGCGCCTCCGCCAtccgcgctgcccgcggggcaGCCACCGCAGCAGCAGGCCCAGGTGTCCGCTCCCCCCTCGACTCCCTCCGGCCCGggcgggcagcagcagccgcagccgaAGCCGAGCCCCAGCCCCACCCCCGCCGGCGGCCCTAAGAAAGGACAAGGACAATCGCCCGGCGGAGGGCCCAAGGGACCGGGCGGCCCTCCGCaggggccgggcgggccgcACAAGGGCGGGCCGGGGCaccgcggcggcccgggcggggagccgcgcggccgTGGGCAGCAGCACCAGGGACAGCAGAGCCTCTCCTCGCAGcagggcccgggcggcggcggcgagaaGCTCTCGGACGAG GGCTTTAAAGCAAACCTGTCTCTTCTGAGGCGGCCTGGGGAGAAGACCTATACTCAGCGTTGCCGTTTGTTCGTTGGGAATTTGCCTGCTGATATCACAGATGAAGACTTTAAAAGATTGTTTGCCAAATATGGAGAGCCAGGAGAGGTTTTTATCAATAAGGGGAAAGGATTTGGCTTCATTAAATTG GAATCCAGAGCTCTTGCAGAAATTGCAAAAGCAGAATTGGATGATACCCCTATGAGGGGTCGACAGCTTCGTGTTCGATTTGCCAcacatgctgctgctctttcagtGCGTAATCTTTCACCCTATGTGTCCAACGAGTTACTGGAGGAAGCTTTTTCCCAGTTTGGTCCAGTGGAAAGAGCTGTTGTGATTGTGGATGATCGAGGCAGATCAACAGGAAAAGGCATTGTTGAATTTGCATCAAAACCAGCTgcaagaaaagcatttgaacGGTGTACTGAAGGAGTGTTTTTGTTGACAAc caCTCCCAGGCCAGTTATAGTGGAACCACTGGAGCAACTGGATGATGAAGATGGTCTTCCAGAAAAGCTTGCCCAGAAGAATCCAATGTATCAAAA GGAAAGAGAGACTCCTCCTCGTTTTGCTCAGCCTGGCAGTTTTGAATTTGAATATTCCCAGAGGTGGAAATCTTTagatgaaatggaaaaacagcagagagaacaAGTGgcaaaaaacatgaaagatgCCAAGGATAAACTTGAAAGTGAGATGGAAGATGCTTATCATGAACATCAGGCAAACCTCTTGCGTCAAG ACCTCATGAGGCGTCAGGAAGAACTGAGACGTATGGAAGAACTTCATAATCAAGAAATGCAGAAGCGCAAGGAAATTCAGCTGAG gcaggaggaggagcgTCGCAGACGGGAAGAGGAAATGATGATACGTCAGCGAGAAATGGAAGAACAAATGAGAAGACAGAGGGAAGAGAATTATAGTAGAATGGGTTACATGGATCCA
- the SFPQ gene encoding splicing factor, proline- and glutamine-rich isoform X3, with protein sequence MSRDRFRSRGGGGGGFHRRGGGGGRGGPNHDFRSPPPGMGMGQNRGPMGGGPQGPGGPPGGGPKPEPPKPPVSTTAPPSSSSAAATTAGPAGSQGGPGAPPPSALPAGQPPQQQAQVSAPPSTPSGPGGQQQPQPKPSPSPTPAGGPKKGQGQSPGGGPKGPGGPPQGPGGPHKGGPGHRGGPGGEPRGRGQQHQGQQSLSSQQGPGGGGEKLSDEGFKANLSLLRRPGEKTYTQRCRLFVGNLPADITDEDFKRLFAKYGEPGEVFINKGKGFGFIKLESRALAEIAKAELDDTPMRGRQLRVRFATHAAALSVRNLSPYVSNELLEEAFSQFGPVERAVVIVDDRGRSTGKGIVEFASKPAARKAFERCTEGVFLLTTTPRPVIVEPLEQLDDEDGLPEKLAQKNPMYQKERETPPRFAQPGSFEFEYSQRWKSLDEMEKQQREQVAKNMKDAKDKLESEMEDAYHEHQANLLRQGRRRSVADGKRK encoded by the exons ATGTCGCGGGATCGGTTCCGTAGCCGtggcggcgggggaggcggctTTCACCGGCGAGGAGGCGGTGGCGGCCGCGGAGGCCCGAACCACGATTTCCGCTCTCCGCCGCCCGGCATGGGTATGGGCCAGAACCGCGGCCCCATGGGGGGCGGCCCGCAGGGCCCCGGCGGCCCGCCGGGCGGAGGCCCCAAACCCGAGCCTCCGAAGCCGCCCGTCTCGACCACCGCTCCGCCTTCCTCATCTTCGGCCGCTGCCACCACGGCGGGGCCTGCCGGCAGCCAGGGCGGCCCAGGGGCGCCTCCGCCAtccgcgctgcccgcggggcaGCCACCGCAGCAGCAGGCCCAGGTGTCCGCTCCCCCCTCGACTCCCTCCGGCCCGggcgggcagcagcagccgcagccgaAGCCGAGCCCCAGCCCCACCCCCGCCGGCGGCCCTAAGAAAGGACAAGGACAATCGCCCGGCGGAGGGCCCAAGGGACCGGGCGGCCCTCCGCaggggccgggcgggccgcACAAGGGCGGGCCGGGGCaccgcggcggcccgggcggggagccgcgcggccgTGGGCAGCAGCACCAGGGACAGCAGAGCCTCTCCTCGCAGcagggcccgggcggcggcggcgagaaGCTCTCGGACGAG GGCTTTAAAGCAAACCTGTCTCTTCTGAGGCGGCCTGGGGAGAAGACCTATACTCAGCGTTGCCGTTTGTTCGTTGGGAATTTGCCTGCTGATATCACAGATGAAGACTTTAAAAGATTGTTTGCCAAATATGGAGAGCCAGGAGAGGTTTTTATCAATAAGGGGAAAGGATTTGGCTTCATTAAATTG GAATCCAGAGCTCTTGCAGAAATTGCAAAAGCAGAATTGGATGATACCCCTATGAGGGGTCGACAGCTTCGTGTTCGATTTGCCAcacatgctgctgctctttcagtGCGTAATCTTTCACCCTATGTGTCCAACGAGTTACTGGAGGAAGCTTTTTCCCAGTTTGGTCCAGTGGAAAGAGCTGTTGTGATTGTGGATGATCGAGGCAGATCAACAGGAAAAGGCATTGTTGAATTTGCATCAAAACCAGCTgcaagaaaagcatttgaacGGTGTACTGAAGGAGTGTTTTTGTTGACAAc caCTCCCAGGCCAGTTATAGTGGAACCACTGGAGCAACTGGATGATGAAGATGGTCTTCCAGAAAAGCTTGCCCAGAAGAATCCAATGTATCAAAA GGAAAGAGAGACTCCTCCTCGTTTTGCTCAGCCTGGCAGTTTTGAATTTGAATATTCCCAGAGGTGGAAATCTTTagatgaaatggaaaaacagcagagagaacaAGTGgcaaaaaacatgaaagatgCCAAGGATAAACTTGAAAGTGAGATGGAAGATGCTTATCATGAACATCAGGCAAACCTCTTGCGTCAAG gcaggaggaggagcgTCGCAGACGGGAAGAGGAAATGA